GGGAAGTGGAGAGTTTGAGGGAGCAGCTGGCGGCGGTCAACAGCTCCCTGCGCCTGGCCTGCTGCTCCCCGACGGGCACCACGGGGGTGAGGGCATCCCCAGGGCATGCCAGGAGCACCCCTCGGGGCCAGGAGCATCCTTTTGGGCCAGGAGCATCCTTTTGGGCCCACAGCATCCTTTGGGGCCCGCAGCATCTGTCACAGCCGGGAGCATCCCACTGCCCTTGGGAGCACCCCACTGATGCAGGAGCATTTCTTGTGTTTGGGAGCACCCATCGTGTTGGGGAGCGAACCCAAAATGCCCCAGGGGTGTTTTCACCCAGAGGTGCTGGAACTGGCTGTGCCCTTCAGCCTCCCACAGAGAAGGGGACATGCACCCCCACAGCACTGAAATGCACCTGGGAGACCTTTAAGGGCAGAAGGAAGGTCTGTCCCTCCTCGGGGCTCTGtcaccagtgtccccaatgcACTAAGCTGAGCCCTGCTTCCTGTAGGGACATGTCCAGTGGGGAGGGTGGCCCTTGTCCCCACCTTGGGAGGCCGGGAGCTGACAGTgtcccctctcccagcaggacAAAGTGAACTATTCCATGTGCTCAGGGTCGAGGTtggaggcagctctggctgccaaGGACCGGGAGATCCTGCGGCTCCTGAAGGACGTCCAGCACCTCCAGAGCtcgctgcaggagctggaggagtcCTCTGCCACCCAGATTGCTGAGCTGGAGGGACAGCTGGCCGCCAAGAACGAGGCCATCGAGGTGCGCCCACGGGGGCTTGGGGCGTGCCAGGGTGGGGGACACGGGTCCGGCCGTGCTGTGTGGCCACCAGGAGCTGGCTGCAAGGAgtcccctcctctgctccacAGAAGCTGGAGGAGAAGCTTCAGGCACAGGCTGACTATGAGGAGATCAAAACTGAGCTGAGGTATGGCTTGACTGGCACCCATGGCTGCCTTGCCAGTGTCCCAGCACcacagctgtgacacagccacCATGTCACCTCTTTGTCCCCCTCCCAGCATCCTGAAGGCGATGAAGGTGgcctctgctggctgcagcctgccccaggCAAGTGCCGTGGCACGTCCCGAGGCGCTGGccgggctgtgccagccctgccgaCGGTGCCTCCGCCGCCTGTCCCCATCTCGGCTTGGCTCCTTGCAGAGCATCTCGAAGGCAGAGGAGGCCCtggtgctggggaaggaggcTTTCTACCCCTCCCAGAAGTACCTGCTGGAGAAGCCCAGCCTGCTGGCCAGCACTGGTAGGGACCTTAAATTCTGTGGCATCCTGCTGGGAATATCCGTGGGAATGTGGGTGGCCTGACTGTGGTGGGGTGGGATGTCacctggggaaactgaggcaggagctgtttggctgcagggctgtgcctgagcCGTGGCCAGGGGCACTCTAGTgtgtctccctctctctctttcatcTCTAGAGGAGGATCACTCCGAAGACGAGTCAGGGAAGGATCCACTGGGCATGGAGCAGCCGTACCCATCTCCCCACCACACCCCGGCCGATGACCACGCGTCCCCCACTCCCCTCCCACCGCTGCCTGGCCCTGGCGTGGCCCCCGACGGTCCCCGGACTTTCTCGCTGTCCCCCTTCCCGGGGGGCGAGCGGCTTTCAGgggaccccaaagccccccaCCTCCCTCTGCCCAGCTACAAGAGCGAGAGCAGCAGCGGGGCACcgcccttcccctcctccttcttcGGGGCCAAAAGCAGCACCGTGCACCCCGTCCCCGTGCcggccaccagtgccaccagcccgCCCGGCGAGCCCTCCGAGGGCAGCGCCGGCAGCTCCAgcgaggaggagcagctggacaCGGCCGAAATCGCCTTCCAGgtgaaggagcagctgctgaagcaCAACATTGGGCAGAGGGTCTTCGGGCACTACGTGCTGGGGCTGTCACAGGGCTCCGTCAGCGAGATCCTGGCGCGGCCCAAGCCCTGGCACAAGCTGACGGTGAAGGGCAAGGAGCCGTTCATCAAGATGAAGCAGTTCCTGTCCGATGAGCAGAACGTGTTGGCCCTGAGGACTATCCAGGTGCGCCAGAGAGGTGAGTGGTTGGGGTGGCCCCGGCCAACGGGTCCTGTCCCCCTCCCAGTGCACCCCAGTTCACCCAGGGGTGCCCCATGCCGTGGCAGGGGGTCTCACCAGATCCTGATGTGCTGGGATGCTGGTCCCACCAGTGGCACCCCAGGAttttccctgctgggatggagctggctgCTGGGTGGGATGAGCCCTGGCAAACGGCAGCAATTAACAACAACCCATGGCTGTGGAACTGCATCCCTGGACGTGCTTTACTCATTTATTCTGACAAGTGCCATTTAATTATTCATTAGGCTGTTCTGTGCCGTATGAATCAATGTGCTCGggaatatttcattaaaataatgaagTTTTAGTGCTGCGGAACCTTGGCGCGGTGTTGGCGCTGTCATGGAATGGTGACTCCCATCTCTGGGGACAGTGGCTACTGGCCACGtctcagcagtggcagctggTCACTCGAGTTCCCGTGGGGGCACCAGGACTGGACAATGCACACCCATGGTCCAGGCACCTGCTGGTTCCAGCCTGGGGGGCTCTGATTTATCCCCTGGATCTGATCCATCATTAACACTTCTCttgcacagccaggagggcacagtgccagggatggggacatggtCTCTGTGCCCATGTCTCTGCTCCTGATGGGGAGAGGGTGCCCTTGGTTGGGATGAGCAGGGTGGTGGGAGATGCTGtgccagaggcaggagctggcagccagggctACCAGGACTCCCTGTGCTCGGGTAGCGACTAATCGGGAGTGACATTTGTCTTCAAACCAGCATCCCTAAAAATAACCGAACATGAGGAGCAGTAAATACTTCCTGACATACAAGTGGAGCTTGTAAAACCAGCGCTGGTGACAAAGCTGTTATCCTGCCTCTTTGATCAGGTAGCATCACGCCACGGATCAGGACACCGGAGACCGGCTCTGACGACGCCATCAAAAGCATCCTGGAGCAGGCAAAAAAGGAGATTGAGTCGCAGAAGGGAGGTAGGTGCAGCCATGGGGGCGGCTCCAGGGGTGGccaagtccctgctctgccctgtggcagcagcacccaAAGGGGTGCCAGCTGCTGAGTGCTTTGTGGCTGTGGGTCCCGTCCCAAAAATTGgcttttttgggggtgtttcaCCCATTGGCATCCATGGAGAATTTTAGGGCATGATGGAAGGAAATACCATATGGGATGGAAGAGTCCCTGTGCAGCAGAGTTCAGATCTGGGCTTTCAGAAACTTTGGATGCACTCTTTTTCCTCCCCCCGGCCCCAAACCAGATGATTAAATGAGTATTCAGGATCCATCTGGCACGAGGTATCATTAAAGCAGCTGCTCTCACAGTCAATTACAAGAAATGAAATACATTAAAACAGGTAGTCTGCTGAGAAAGCAGAATCCTGGAGAATTAAATTAGACAGGAACAGTGGAAAAACAGGCAGGGAAAACAAACATGTTTGTCTATCGCATTGTTGGTAATGGGATTTATTTTGCAATCATCAAAAAAGAAGTTGGCTTTGAGTTGGGCTGTtgatgcttttgctttgtggatgctgctgctccaaaCCAGATTGGGATAAACCACTTCTCTCCCACACTTTGACTTGTGGCCACACAGTAAACAGCATGTGCTGCTCCTCGGGGCTGCCCTCACCCCTTTTCTCTGCAGGGGAGCCCAAAACACCATCAGCATCACAGGCAGTGGCCAAcggggcaggcagcagcagctcggAGGACGCCATCAAGAGCATCCTGGAGCAGGCGCGGCGGGAGATGCAGGCGCAGCAGCAGGCGCTGCTGGACATGGAGGCGGGGGCCGGCGGGCGCGGGGGGGACGCGGCGCCCACCGAGCGCTCCACGCTGGGCACCGTCAGCCAGAACATCACCCCCGCCCTGGTCAAGCAGGAGGAGGGCAGCGGGGCCAGCCCTGGCCCGCCGCAGACGCCCCTGGCCGTGCTCTCCCCCGCCGCCTTCGTCCAGAGCATCATCCGCAAGGTGAAGTCGGAGATCGGCGACGCCGGCTCCTACTTCGACCAGCACTGGGCGTCGGAGCGGAGCCTGCTCAGCCGGCCCTACACCTCCGTGTCGCCTTcgctgtcctcctcctcctccagctacTCCAGCATGGCCAACGGCCGGGGCTGGCCGCGGGGCGAGCCCAGCGAGGGTGGCACCAACGAGGACGAGCTGCAGCCGGCGGACGAGGAGCCCCAGCGGCTGTCGGAGATGAAGGCGGAGGGAGCCGGCGCGGAGCCGGCGGCTGGCGGGCGTCTGTCCTACTACCCCACGTACGTGCCACGGACCCTGAAGCCAACGGTGCCGCCGCTGACGCCGGAGCAGTATGAGATGTACATGTACAGGGAGGTGGACACGCTGGAGCTGACCCGGCAGGTCAAGGAGAAGTTGGCCAAGAATGGCATCTGCCAGAGGATCTTTGGAGAGAAGGtaccagcctggagaagggggGGTCTGGTgtctcctctgttccatgaccCTGAGCCTGGGGCTCATTGATGGCCTTCACCAGCTCCTTCCAGAGTCTTCCTTTTCCTGATCTGTTTCCCCTTGGAGGACTCTGAGTCCTCAGGTCTGAGCCAAGCCCAGTCTCCCAGTGGCCACCATTAATTAGTCGGTGTCACCTCCCACCAAGAATGCCCAGTCCCCTAAACAGAGCCCTTTGGGGACCAGCCTCCCAACCCACTGGGTATCCCAGGGGGACCCACCATCAgcacccatggcaggggacagggggtCCAGACGTGCTGTGGGGCAGTGGGTGGCAGTGGGTGGCACcctgctccccctcccctgACAGGGGAATGGAGGGCAGGCGGCTTCCCAGCACGGGGGGACTGCAGCCCACCTTCGGTGGGTGACACCTGCGTGGTGCCCAGGTGCTGGGACTGTCCCAGGGCAGTGTGAGTGACATGCTGTCGCGGCCCAAACCATGGAGCAAGCTGACACAGAAGGGTCGGGAGCCCTTCATCCGCATGCAGCTCTGGCTGACAgaccagctgggccaggggatcAGCCAGCAGCCCACACCTTCCCAGGGTAAGTGACATCACTGTCCACATGTGCCATCAGTGTACCCACCACTTCTGTGTCCATCCCCTGCATCCCAGTGAGTTTGTCCTGCTCCTACCCCAGCACTGGGAAGAGCTATCCCTGCCAACTCCAATAGCAACACCCAGATCCTGGGAAGCCCCTTTCATCCCCAACCCCcttcatttaaaacaaaaataaaaggaaagccaCATTAAAAATCTTGGGCTTTGTGCCTGACATAAAGGAATAACTGGATTTTTTGTGTTATATTGGT
This portion of the Agelaius phoeniceus isolate bAgePho1 chromosome 18, bAgePho1.hap1, whole genome shotgun sequence genome encodes:
- the CUX2 gene encoding homeobox protein cut-like 2 isoform X3 → MEPRWSPGPRPAAPEVIALSKRSKEAETAFLSVYKQLLEAPDPAPVLEAARSLEDRLQQLQRLEPEPPPLKDLSRPWKKHPELGSTKERREGRSLAAEPPLPGPDGKAKAPGTETPLHRHEADKQKGLQEAQVTLAARLGEAEEKIKVLHAALKATQTELLELRCKYDEEAASKADEVAMIMTNLEKANQRAEAAQREVESLREQLAAVNSSLRLACCSPTGTTGQDKVNYSMCSGSRLEAALAAKDREILRLLKDVQHLQSSLQELEESSATQIAELEGQLAAKNEAIEKLEEKLQAQADYEEIKTELSILKAMKVASAGCSLPQASAVARPEALAGLCQPCRRCLRRLSPSRLGSLQSISKAEEALVLGKEAFYPSQKYLLEKPSLLASTEEDHSEDESGKDPLGMEQPYPSPHHTPADDHASPTPLPPLPGPGVAPDGPRTFSLSPFPGGERLSGDPKAPHLPLPSYKSESSSGAPPFPSSFFGAKSSTVHPVPVPATSATSPPGEPSEGSAGSSSEEEQLDTAEIAFQVKEQLLKHNIGQRVFGHYVLGLSQGSVSEILARPKPWHKLTVKGKEPFIKMKQFLSDEQNVLALRTIQVRQRGSITPRIRTPETGSDDAIKSILEQAKKEIESQKGGEPKTPSASQAVANGAGSSSSEDAIKSILEQARREMQAQQQALLDMEAGAGGRGGDAAPTERSTLGTVSQNITPALVKQEEGSGASPGPPQTPLAVLSPAAFVQSIIRKVKSEIGDAGSYFDQHWASERSLLSRPYTSVSPSLSSSSSSYSSMANGRGWPRGEPSEGGTNEDELQPADEEPQRLSEMKAEGAGAEPAAGGRLSYYPTYVPRTLKPTVPPLTPEQYEMYMYREVDTLELTRQVKEKLAKNGICQRIFGEKVLGLSQGSVSDMLSRPKPWSKLTQKGREPFIRMQLWLTDQLGQGISQQPTPSQASPAEPQLSPSPPPSPSEHEKSCQEPLTLALESSKENQQPESRSTPALGGKMYPNSQGPMGIQEIVAMSPELDTYSITKKVKEVLTDNNLGQRLFGESILGLTQGSVSDLLSRPKPWHKLSLKGREPFVRMQLWLNDPHNVEKLRDMKKLEKKAYLKRRYGLMSAGSDSESPSARSECASPSAPPQDLSLLQIKKPRVVLAPEEKEALKKAYQLEPYPSQQTIELLSFQLNLKTNTVINWFHNYRSRMRREMLVEGAQDNDTDPEQSGGTAIPGRRAPHSPDSDTEDHKPVLVGGEPPCAAVPVKVKEEQGDAGGWSRRRDSRSPAGAAEGTGPPQEEQGAAPHAAAPSLPRRGGRAGATAGGPPPPPPPHPDSSQSSAGSSRCSLVVSPTSPSAASSPGLTGSASPGPSSAGPVSPALPPAPGPRLSTSVQRRHEKMANLNNIIHRLERAANREEALEWEF
- the CUX2 gene encoding homeobox protein cut-like 2 isoform X8 produces the protein MVLWRSQPKRGEEAAFAIAVFQPLSQMHLDIRKGIHLLSPCSNTAAIPTCLFDDPAPVLEAARSLEDRLQQLQRLEPEPPPLKDLSRPWKKHPELGSTKERREGRSLAAEPPLPGPDGKAKAPGTETPLHRHEADKQKGLQEAQVTLAARLGEAEEKIKVLHAALKATQTELLELRCKYDEEAASKADEVAMIMTNLEKANQRAEAAQREVESLREQLAAVNSSLRLACCSPTGTTGQDKVNYSMCSGSRLEAALAAKDREILRLLKDVQHLQSSLQELEESSATQIAELEGQLAAKNEAIEKLEEKLQAQADYEEIKTELSILKAMKVASAGCSLPQASAVARPEALAGLCQPCRRCLRRLSPSRLGSLQSISKAEEALVLGKEAFYPSQKYLLEKPSLLASTEEDHSEDESGKDPLGMEQPYPSPHHTPADDHASPTPLPPLPGPGVAPDGPRTFSLSPFPGGERLSGDPKAPHLPLPSYKSESSSGAPPFPSSFFGAKSSTVHPVPVPATSATSPPGEPSEGSAGSSSEEEQLDTAEIAFQVKEQLLKHNIGQRVFGHYVLGLSQGSVSEILARPKPWHKLTVKGKEPFIKMKQFLSDEQNVLALRTIQVRQRGSITPRIRTPETGSDDAIKSILEQAKKEIESQKGGEPKTPSASQAVANGAGSSSSEDAIKSILEQARREMQAQQQALLDMEAGAGGRGGDAAPTERSTLGTVSQNITPALVKQEEGSGASPGPPQTPLAVLSPAAFVQSIIRKVKSEIGDAGSYFDQHWASERSLLSRPYTSVSPSLSSSSSSYSSMANGRGWPRGEPSEGGTNEDELQPADEEPQRLSEMKAEGAGAEPAAGGRLSYYPTYVPRTLKPTVPPLTPEQYEMYMYREVDTLELTRQVKEKLAKNGICQRIFGEKVLGLSQGSVSDMLSRPKPWSKLTQKGREPFIRMQLWLTDQLGQGISQQPTPSQASPAEPQLSPSPPPSPSEHEKSCQEPLTLALESSKENQQPESRSTPALGGKMYPNSQGPMGIQEIVAMSPELDTYSITKKVKEVLTDNNLGQRLFGESILGLTQGSVSDLLSRPKPWHKLSLKGREPFVRMQLWLNDPHNVEKLRDMKKLEKKAYLKRRYGLMSAGSDSESPSARSECASPSAPPQDLSLLQIKKPRVVLAPEEKEALKKAYQLEPYPSQQTIELLSFQLNLKTNTVINWFHNYRSRMRREMLVEGAQDNDTDPEQSGGTAIPGRRAPHSPDSDTEDHKPVLVGGEPPCAAVPVKVKEEQGDAGGWSRRRDSRSPAGAAEGTGPPQEEQGAAPHAAAPSLPRRGGRAGATAGGPPPPPPPHPDSSQSSAGSSRCSLVVSPTSPSAASSPGLTGSASPGPSSAGPVSPALPPAPGPRLSTSVQRRHEKMANLNNIIHRLERAANREEALEWEF
- the CUX2 gene encoding homeobox protein cut-like 2 isoform X12, with the translated sequence MRQTSKTLKATQTELLELRCKYDEEAASKADEVAMIMTNLEKANQRAEAAQREVESLREQLAAVNSSLRLACCSPTGTTGQDKVNYSMCSGSRLEAALAAKDREILRLLKDVQHLQSSLQELEESSATQIAELEGQLAAKNEAIEKLEEKLQAQADYEEIKTELSILKAMKVASAGCSLPQASAVARPEALAGLCQPCRRCLRRLSPSRLGSLQSISKAEEALVLGKEAFYPSQKYLLEKPSLLASTEEDHSEDESGKDPLGMEQPYPSPHHTPADDHASPTPLPPLPGPGVAPDGPRTFSLSPFPGGERLSGDPKAPHLPLPSYKSESSSGAPPFPSSFFGAKSSTVHPVPVPATSATSPPGEPSEGSAGSSSEEEQLDTAEIAFQVKEQLLKHNIGQRVFGHYVLGLSQGSVSEILARPKPWHKLTVKGKEPFIKMKQFLSDEQNVLALRTIQVRQRGSITPRIRTPETGSDDAIKSILEQAKKEIESQKGGEPKTPSASQAVANGAGSSSSEDAIKSILEQARREMQAQQQALLDMEAGAGGRGGDAAPTERSTLGTVSQNITPALVKQEEGSGASPGPPQTPLAVLSPAAFVQSIIRKVKSEIGDAGSYFDQHWASERSLLSRPYTSVSPSLSSSSSSYSSMANGRGWPRGEPSEGGTNEDELQPADEEPQRLSEMKAEGAGAEPAAGGRLSYYPTYVPRTLKPTVPPLTPEQYEMYMYREVDTLELTRQVKEKLAKNGICQRIFGEKVLGLSQGSVSDMLSRPKPWSKLTQKGREPFIRMQLWLTDQLGQGISQQPTPSQASPAEPQLSPSPPPSPSEHEKSCQEPLTLALESSKENQQPESRSTPALGGKMYPNSQGPMGIQEIVAMSPELDTYSITKKVKEVLTDNNLGQRLFGESILGLTQGSVSDLLSRPKPWHKLSLKGREPFVRMQLWLNDPHNVEKLRDMKKLEKKAYLKRRYGLMSAGSDSESPSARSECASPSAPPQDLSLLQIKKPRVVLAPEEKEALKKAYQLEPYPSQQTIELLSFQLNLKTNTVINWFHNYRSRMRREMLVEGAQDNDTDPEQSGGTAIPGRRAPHSPDSDTEDHKPVLVGGEPPCAAVPVKVKEEQGDAGGWSRRRDSRSPAGAAEGTGPPQEEQGAAPHAAAPSLPRRGGRAGATAGGPPPPPPPHPDSSQSSAGSSRCSLVVSPTSPSAASSPGLTGSASPGPSSAGPVSPALPPAPGPRLSTSVQRRHEKMANLNNIIHRLERAANREEALEWEF
- the CUX2 gene encoding homeobox protein cut-like 2 isoform X9, encoding MAPGMEGPGISPRILEWQDDPMAPGKAGSGVSPWLWERQDPGCPQGTGRWERASGGPSLLLTAHPMSRRPRSCAGGCPEPGGSAAAAPAPRAGAAAAEGSQPALEEAPGARQHQSRVCACVPPQSAGRGGRWQPSPRSPAPTAKPKRPAQRPRCTDMRQTSKTLKATQTELLELRCKYDEEAASKADEVAMIMTNLEKANQRAEAAQREVESLREQLAAVNSSLRLACCSPTGTTGQDKVNYSMCSGSRLEAALAAKDREILRLLKDVQHLQSSLQELEESSATQIAELEGQLAAKNEAIEKLEEKLQAQADYEEIKTELSILKAMKVASAGCSLPQASAVARPEALAGLCQPCRRCLRRLSPSRLGSLQSISKAEEALVLGKEAFYPSQKYLLEKPSLLASTEEDHSEDESGKDPLGMEQPYPSPHHTPADDHASPTPLPPLPGPGVAPDGPRTFSLSPFPGGERLSGDPKAPHLPLPSYKSESSSGAPPFPSSFFGAKSSTVHPVPVPATSATSPPGEPSEGSAGSSSEEEQLDTAEIAFQVKEQLLKHNIGQRVFGHYVLGLSQGSVSEILARPKPWHKLTVKGKEPFIKMKQFLSDEQNVLALRTIQVRQRGSITPRIRTPETGSDDAIKSILEQAKKEIESQKGGEPKTPSASQAVANGAGSSSSEDAIKSILEQARREMQAQQQALLDMEAGAGGRGGDAAPTERSTLGTVSQNITPALVKQEEGSGASPGPPQTPLAVLSPAAFVQSIIRKVKSEIGDAGSYFDQHWASERSLLSRPYTSVSPSLSSSSSSYSSMANGRGWPRGEPSEGGTNEDELQPADEEPQRLSEMKAEGAGAEPAAGGRLSYYPTYVPRTLKPTVPPLTPEQYEMYMYREVDTLELTRQVKEKLAKNGICQRIFGEKVLGLSQGSVSDMLSRPKPWSKLTQKGREPFIRMQLWLTDQLGQGISQQPTPSQASPAEPQLSPSPPPSPSEHEKSCQEPLTLALESSKENQQPESRSTPALGGKMYPNSQGPMGIQEIVAMSPELDTYSITKKVKEVLTDNNLGQRLFGESILGLTQGSVSDLLSRPKPWHKLSLKGREPFVRMQLWLNDPHNVEKLRDMKKLEKKAYLKRRYGLMSAGSDSESPSARSECASPSAPPQDLSLLQIKKPRVVLAPEEKEALKKAYQLEPYPSQQTIELLSFQLNLKTNTVINWFHNYRSRMRREMLVEGAQDNDTDPEQSGGTAIPGRRAPHSPDSDTEDHKPVLVGGEPPCAAVPVKVKEEQGDAGGWSRRRDSRSPAGAAEGTGPPQEEQGAAPHAAAPSLPRRGGRAGATAGGPPPPPPPHPDSSQSSAGSSRCSLVVSPTSPSAASSPGLTGSASPGPSSAGPVSPALPPAPGPRLSTSVQRRHEKMANLNNIIHRLERAANREEALEWEF
- the CUX2 gene encoding homeobox protein cut-like 2 isoform X1, with protein sequence MAPRKAGRGGCPHGHLEWQDVPMAARKVSLGVSLWHLEWKDLAYPHGSWNGRMTPWLLERQDLACPHGFGKGRTQGVPRARGGGRGPLEGHPCCSPPIPCPADPAPVLEAARSLEDRLQQLQRLEPEPPPLKDLSRPWKKHPELGSTKERREGRSLAAEPPLPGPDGKAKAPGTETPLHRHEADKQKGLQEAQVTLAARLGEAEEKIKVLHAALKATQTELLELRCKYDEEAASKADEVAMIMTNLEKANQRAEAAQREVESLREQLAAVNSSLRLACCSPTGTTGQDKVNYSMCSGSRLEAALAAKDREILRLLKDVQHLQSSLQELEESSATQIAELEGQLAAKNEAIEKLEEKLQAQADYEEIKTELSILKAMKVASAGCSLPQASAVARPEALAGLCQPCRRCLRRLSPSRLGSLQSISKAEEALVLGKEAFYPSQKYLLEKPSLLASTEEDHSEDESGKDPLGMEQPYPSPHHTPADDHASPTPLPPLPGPGVAPDGPRTFSLSPFPGGERLSGDPKAPHLPLPSYKSESSSGAPPFPSSFFGAKSSTVHPVPVPATSATSPPGEPSEGSAGSSSEEEQLDTAEIAFQVKEQLLKHNIGQRVFGHYVLGLSQGSVSEILARPKPWHKLTVKGKEPFIKMKQFLSDEQNVLALRTIQVRQRGSITPRIRTPETGSDDAIKSILEQAKKEIESQKGGEPKTPSASQAVANGAGSSSSEDAIKSILEQARREMQAQQQALLDMEAGAGGRGGDAAPTERSTLGTVSQNITPALVKQEEGSGASPGPPQTPLAVLSPAAFVQSIIRKVKSEIGDAGSYFDQHWASERSLLSRPYTSVSPSLSSSSSSYSSMANGRGWPRGEPSEGGTNEDELQPADEEPQRLSEMKAEGAGAEPAAGGRLSYYPTYVPRTLKPTVPPLTPEQYEMYMYREVDTLELTRQVKEKLAKNGICQRIFGEKVLGLSQGSVSDMLSRPKPWSKLTQKGREPFIRMQLWLTDQLGQGISQQPTPSQASPAEPQLSPSPPPSPSEHEKSCQEPLTLALESSKENQQPESRSTPALGGKMYPNSQGPMGIQEIVAMSPELDTYSITKKVKEVLTDNNLGQRLFGESILGLTQGSVSDLLSRPKPWHKLSLKGREPFVRMQLWLNDPHNVEKLRDMKKLEKKAYLKRRYGLMSAGSDSESPSARSECASPSAPPQDLSLLQIKKPRVVLAPEEKEALKKAYQLEPYPSQQTIELLSFQLNLKTNTVINWFHNYRSRMRREMLVEGAQDNDTDPEQSGGTAIPGRRAPHSPDSDTEDHKPVLVGGEPPCAAVPVKVKEEQGDAGGWSRRRDSRSPAGAAEGTGPPQEEQGAAPHAAAPSLPRRGGRAGATAGGPPPPPPPHPDSSQSSAGSSRCSLVVSPTSPSAASSPGLTGSASPGPSSAGPVSPALPPAPGPRLSTSVQRRHEKMANLNNIIHRLERAANREEALEWEF
- the CUX2 gene encoding homeobox protein cut-like 2 isoform X6, which gives rise to MAPRKAGRGGCPHGHLEWQDVPMAARKVSLGVSLWHLEWKDLAYPHGSWNGRMTPWLLERQDLACPHGFGKGRTQGVPRARGGGRGPLEGHPCCSPPIPCPADPAPVLEAARSLEDRLQQLQRLEPEPPPLKDLSRPWKKHPELGSTKERREGRSLAAEPPLPGPDGKAKAPGTETPLHRHEADKQKGLQEAQVTLAARLGEAEEKIKVLHAALKATQTELLELRCKYDEEAASKADEVAMIMTNLEKANQRAEAAQREVESLREQLAAVNSSLRLACCSPTGTTGQDKVNYSMCSGSRLEAALAAKDREILRLLKDVQHLQSSLQELEESSATQIAELEGQLAAKNEAIEKLEEKLQAQADYEEIKTELSILKAMKVASAGCSLPQSISKAEEALVLGKEAFYPSQKYLLEKPSLLASTEEDHSEDESGKDPLGMEQPYPSPHHTPADDHASPTPLPPLPGPGVAPDGPRTFSLSPFPGGERLSGDPKAPHLPLPSYKSESSSGAPPFPSSFFGAKSSTVHPVPVPATSATSPPGEPSEGSAGSSSEEEQLDTAEIAFQVKEQLLKHNIGQRVFGHYVLGLSQGSVSEILARPKPWHKLTVKGKEPFIKMKQFLSDEQNVLALRTIQVRQRGSITPRIRTPETGSDDAIKSILEQAKKEIESQKGGEPKTPSASQAVANGAGSSSSEDAIKSILEQARREMQAQQQALLDMEAGAGGRGGDAAPTERSTLGTVSQNITPALVKQEEGSGASPGPPQTPLAVLSPAAFVQSIIRKVKSEIGDAGSYFDQHWASERSLLSRPYTSVSPSLSSSSSSYSSMANGRGWPRGEPSEGGTNEDELQPADEEPQRLSEMKAEGAGAEPAAGGRLSYYPTYVPRTLKPTVPPLTPEQYEMYMYREVDTLELTRQVKEKLAKNGICQRIFGEKVLGLSQGSVSDMLSRPKPWSKLTQKGREPFIRMQLWLTDQLGQGISQQPTPSQASPAEPQLSPSPPPSPSEHEKSCQEPLTLALESSKENQQPESRSTPALGGKMYPNSQGPMGIQEIVAMSPELDTYSITKKVKEVLTDNNLGQRLFGESILGLTQGSVSDLLSRPKPWHKLSLKGREPFVRMQLWLNDPHNVEKLRDMKKLEKKAYLKRRYGLMSAGSDSESPSARSECASPSAPPQDLSLLQIKKPRVVLAPEEKEALKKAYQLEPYPSQQTIELLSFQLNLKTNTVINWFHNYRSRMRREMLVEGAQDNDTDPEQSGGTAIPGRRAPHSPDSDTEDHKPVLVGGEPPCAAVPVKVKEEQGDAGGWSRRRDSRSPAGAAEGTGPPQEEQGAAPHAAAPSLPRRGGRAGATAGGPPPPPPPHPDSSQSSAGSSRCSLVVSPTSPSAASSPGLTGSASPGPSSAGPVSPALPPAPGPRLSTSVQRRHEKMANLNNIIHRLERAANREEALEWEF